AGTTATTTTTGTTCCGTATGGGGAGGTGAGACCTCAAAATGGGTCTATAACATGTGATTGTGTTAACAGATCATTGACCAACACAAACTAAAGACGCTGCACTCCATCGACATGTTGAAACACCACGGCTGATACACAGATAAATCACATCCTGGTAgacaagataaacaaaacaccatTTTACCTGAGGTcacctgcactgctgctgtatGTTTATATACCACAGCTGCAGGTAAAGTAACATCCAGCTGCTGCGCATTCAGCTGACATCCATAGATGGACATATCTAACACTTTATATAttcttctggtttgttttaGAAGTAACTCCAGATGAGAGAAAGTTGATGGAGCACTACTGTAGGGTCATGATAATTAGTCTACTTTCTGTCCATGGTTTACTCGTATACTCCTGTGGCCCCTGAACCAAAGTGTAGTGATCATACTTTTGGTGGCACTTCACAGCCTACGATTTACAGTGTAATCTACTCATATTACCTTTCAGTTTTTCACAGCTCACTATGTCATTTTGTTGTATGAATTAGCAAATATACAATAAAGGTTCCTACTGATAATTACGGTACTTAAAATATAGTTATACAGTatatgatatactgtatgtcaacCCAGTCtcacatgaaaatgtgtaataGATCTGTACTCATAATTCAGTTTTTACAACTTCCAATTCTAGGGAAAAAATAATTACCTCTACAGACTAATTCCCTCAAGAGGCGCCATGTTGCTTGTTAGGACGCAGGACCAGAAGCTGTAGTTTTCTTGCTGTATGGTTCAAATGGTTCCCAATGGGAGCACcactccccccccacacacctgTACACCCCCCAGAATGCACTGTTACAAAACACGTAaccataactgtgacatttctaatcTACAATTCAATTTTAACCAGTTATCTTCGTATTAAGGTTATGAGTAAATACACCTTTAAAGTGTATGCAAAGAAGAatacacacatttcaaaatagTTTCATGCCGATTTTCCGACACTAACAATTTGTTTTGACATAGTGACCTACATTCATCAACTGAGCATTATTTATGTAATAAACACGGCAGAGATAAAACGGACAAAATCACAATGGAAGTTTGGTGCACCGAGCAAAACACAGTGTCCATCGCGGATTTAATTGGATGTAGTTAGAAGATTATGTTATAGCCGAATTTACCTCAACCTTAATGAGACGccttcagcttcctgttcagagttatttcagaaacatttgaggaaaTTTCACCAACGTGAGAGGGACGCTGGCTCCCTTTAAACCCGCACATATGTAGAAGTTACTGAGCTTAGACAGCATTTACGTAGTTACTATGTGGAGCTCACTGAAATATGGaggaacatcacctgggcttATTACCTGAGAGCGGTAGGAAATAACTGATctgtacacctcccacacagacatgaatacacctgtgctgagcaggtaactgtacACATGAAGTAGATTGGTTCAAAACACTTTACTGACCGTgttcgtgtcctcagagaagagtCGCTCCGACCAGACTGAAGATCCATCAGGGAGTGATACCGGCAGTTGGCCagagttttggagggaaatgcacTAACTTCCGGTGGGAAACGCGtgagaccgccccttttggcaCGCACCACCTGCATTCATCAGAAAGTCTGTGGGCCAGACGTGTTTAGTGGTTACGTGGATCCAACCAGAGAGTCCTAAAGTCGGTGACCCATCTTTAACTaagttggtagagcaggcatcTTGTAAACGGAGACTTTGCCTCCACCCTGGGTTCAAGTCCTGGTCCTTCACTTCATCCAGTTTCTTGtaatctctctatctctcttgTCAAAGGAGGCCGAAACAAATTTTAACAGGACAAACTCAGATAAACAATTGtcaatgtgattttttttttttaaaggtcccttttttttattgttatctCATTTATCTGGTCCCACCAGGTTTGACACCTCCCATCTCCCATTGTCTGAGAGcgcacctgaatgcatcgtcAGTTCAGCAATGACCGGATGAACGGAGAAAACAAGAGCGCCTGCGTGCCTGTTACTATGGTTACAACTCCAGCCCCATAGTTACGTGGAGAAACATCAGCTTTCGTCTGCGCAACCGTTACAAGGGGGATgctttttggtcattttgctaacaagAGGGAAGGCATCACCCCTCAAATCGCCGACTGATTTTAGCTAAAACTGGAGTTGAACGGGCCAAGTCCGCCCACCACCGCAGCGCCATGTTGCCTGTTAGGGCGCAGGACCggaagtttttttttgctgtatggCGCGAATTAGAGTcctaaaaaaagacacacacacacacacttgatctTTATCTTATTCGTAACGTGCAAGCCGTGCTTTCCACCATAGTATAGTCTATAGCAACCGCCATAGCAACGTAGCAGCGTCTACAGCAACCACCATAGCAACGATATCATATGTAAACAGCTTTCTGGCGAAACCTGCAATaacctaaaaataaaacactacgTAAGATAAAGTGCATATTTCTCGATAGAAATGTAATCAAAACACATTCTAATGTACTACCTAtataaaaatgttgctttgttCACTTGAAATAAAACGACTGGAGGCCATGTTTTTTGGTCTTGCAGCCAGAAAGTTGACGGTCATGTGACCAGGACGCAGACAAGAGACATCTCACAGTTTAAAAGGCCTTATTGTGAAACTTCTACGTTTTGCCCTCTGTACCAATGTAGCtattacacattttcatgtgaGACTGGGTTGTATATGTATACATTGGACAAAATAGTGTGATTTCAATTCCTTTTACTTTATAAATGGTTTTACCATACATGACACTCAGGGCATGTATGGAACTGTATTGTTATTCAAGTCAGTTGCAACAGTGCATGAAAACGAATGACCTATCTTGCAATGTTAAGAAATCCTTCAAATAACAATTGATCATGGCCCGAGGCCTAATATGTAATCCAAGAAGTTTTTTCATACATGCTGATTACAAACAGGTCAAATGATAATGATTACAAGACTAACACTTCTGTTTATTAGTCAACAAAATGTGGCTCAGCGAGTTCTTCACAATTAAATCTTTTCAAGTTGctataaatgtaaattataaaCATGAATGTGACAAGAGAAGCTCTGAGGCTCTCTCTCCTGTACAACATTATGTCCAACCCAtcagaagacagaaacacagtttgtgttttaaaggctTTTGTCTTTAGACTGATCGACTCTTGCTGTCTAATGTTCTGTCAGCAGGGGGAGCGGTTGTTCCTTTCTCTACAGTCTCCAGTTGTGTCTGACTgggcagcagctgttttctctggacagcagcagaagcagctttaagatacaaagagacacagagagagatgaaagagagagacggactgTTGACATGCACATTATCACAAACAAAGAGATAAAGCTGTCATGCAGTTCACTCTACAACATGTTTGTCTCTTTGCTGTACAGATTTCTGATCAACACTATTTGTTTGAGATTTTacttcctttgtgtttttcaacacagtctcacacacagtaACTTACCTTCTGATGGGTCTAGCCTGGCTGATAAGGTCAGGAAGTTTGCTGTTTCTGGTGTCTGGCAGCAACAAGcccgcagcagcagccatgaggCAGACTGTACCAAAAATAATGTACGGCAGGACCCTGCTGTAAACACCTGTGAACAGAACGAAGGCCACTTTACTGACCACAGTCACTGATCTGTTCATTTCCATGGGTGCATCACCTTTATTACTATATACAGGGATAATACAGGGACcttaatacaaaatattatcAAAGACACTTGCCCATGTAGATCACATAGGGAGACATGATGGAGCCAGCGAATGCAGCAGTGGTGGTGATCCCTAGGCCCATGTTCCTGACCACAGTGGGCATCAGCTCggtgacaaacacaaagaggaagacGTAAGCACCAGCCACGCCCACTTTTCCCACCAAGGTGAACACCTGGACCATGACAAGCAtgtctgaggaaaaacaaatgtgattgtTAAACAAGGCATGGACAATTGTACAAAAGGACTGTGTCATCTTCTCCTTTCAGATATTCCTGATTCAGTCAGTGTTGTACTGATTCAGACCTTCAGGAACCAGCTGGATGAGCAAGAGCATGATGCCACAGAGGATCAACATGCAGAAGAGGAGAGTGGGTCGAGGTGCACGGTTGACCAGCAGCCCAGTGGCTACAGTCACCACAATGTCAATGGCTGCTGAGATGAAGCAGTTGAGGTAGACGTTTCCATTCAGGTTACTGGTGTTGAGAGAGAGACCAAAATAGACCATGGCAACGGACATcctgcagaaatacagaatCAACACTGCATGAAGAGGGTAGACACTGTGCTGAAATGATATTTTCATCTCAAAATTGTTCTTTAAGGCTGCAATATTGTTCCCAATTTCACTACAAAATGCTGACACAATTTAGTGAAGTGAAGttgaagaagctgcagtttaAATTTGAAGCGTTTGAACTACTGACAGAGAAAAGTGGACAAACAGCAGGACAATAAATAAGTCAAAGTTATTAAAGGGGAACTTTGATATCTTTAACTTAGACCCTGTTTTAATTGTTAGTGTCTAATTGACTAATGCTGACAACATTTTATGAAACTGGTCCACTATTGAACAAGactgctgcagccagcagctgtgacaTGAGCTGCAACTTCTGTATTGTAATCCTGCAGGAAATATTGTATCATCAAAGTAAGAGAATTAAAGTTCTTCATATGGCCACAGACTGTCATGGTTtgagttatttcctgttttattttgaagttcccTCCTCGTGTCAGGTTTTGATTTCCCCCCTCTACCTTTGTCCCTTTTccacctttttccttttcacctgGGTTTTACAGTATATTCAGGAAATCTAccaatggagaaaataaatacattaccATATGAAAACACCTAGAATTGTAATATTCCTCATGTTGGGGGTGCGTACCAGGTCCAGATAAGTGTGTGTCATCTCCTCTTCACCTTTATCTTTCTGTTTTAGacacatgaaaagaaacagaacagtCGCACCTGGTTATCACAGTTTGAGCCATATTTTATTCTGTACCTCAACAGCTTCCACAGCATGAGGAGTGAAAATGGAATAAATACCTTTAGCTCCAAGCACTGGCCAGCCCTGAATATCACCTCAGGCACGGGGACTCTGTTCCTTTTGGCAGCATTTCGTATAACAAGTTCAGCCTCGTCAACCCGACCTTTCTGCAGAAGCCAACGTGGAGACTCAGGAATGACCCtgagcagaaggagagagagacggaagttcatttaaattgaaaaaatgtgCACAAGTGTTGAACCATGTTAAATATTGACATAAGAAAGccatctgaaaatgtttaaaagcttCAAGGGGATGTATTTGTATCTGTTAATACATGTATGTAATCAGTTCATACAATCAGaaatcaaaacatgtaaacTTTGCAGAGAATATGCACCAAGTGTCAGGACTGACATCAGTGTCTGATCTGAAGAGAAGCGCTAACAGGGTGAAGACATACAGACCAGTTCAGGATCCATGAATACATAAAGACAGACACTCATTTACACTGAGAACCGGTCTGAACCAGCCAAGTCTGACTGTCTTGGTAGACACAGAGGTACATTCTTATTATTATCCAGTTCTGCAACAACCTGCAGTCAACTTACATATCTGCATCTGCAGCTGAGTGAAGAGCAGACCTGAGCAGAAATTCTTCATCGCCTTTGAATAGATTATGACTGAACTTTGGTTTTGACAAActgatttcatgtgttttctaaAAAACTGTTTGCAACATCAGAAttgtgtttgttgacttcagctcagcattcagtACCGTCAAACCCATGAAGGAACACGGCCCACTCTGGGCTTCAGTAccacactttgtgtttctttcactctcaaaacaaatacacatgctCGCCAGATCAAGATCTTCATGACTGGAGGTGGTGGTTCTCATGTTGTCAACAGGAGCTGCCAGAACAACAAATAACTGTTCCTTGAAGAAGCTTTAAATAGAAGAGGGTTTGGTATAAAGTGACGGTGATATGTGACATGGACCACCGATCAATAGCCCTTATCAGCTGATCACTTACCACCACATTGGAATATATATCAATCCGGGGATGGCAGAAGCTACCAGCAGCATCCTCCAGCCTCGTATGAAGTAGGCAAAGAGCGGCAACAAGGCGTAGCCGATGCCGTAACATACACCTTGGGCTAGCAGACTGAATTTTATCCTTGCAGACGGGCCCAACATCTCAGACcctgatgaagaagaggaacacAAGCACAGCATTAAGATGAGGCACAACATGAACGTGTAGATCGAACTGTCTGCAGACATATTGAATTCACTGGTTCAGGACAATGCTGCAGTTGAGAGAGAGGTAGGGACTCTTTTGAGACcgacagaagtgtgtgtgctgcctctcTCACCCAGTATGAGCGATGTGCCATAGTTGGAGACTTGGCCAAGTCCTTTTAGACAGTTGAGGACACAGAACATGACCCAACTGACGGAGGCAGCCTGGATTAAGGCAGTGACTGACTGTAAGAccatggtgaaaaaaaacaccggCTTTCTGCCAAACCTGCGAGGCGATGCACCGAAACATGAAGTTAACAGAGCATGAGTGATCTTTACGTACACGTCctcacactgatgacatttaGCTTCTATCATCTGATCAGTCAGTTCTTCTCTTATTTGTCTGCTAGAACAACAGTAAAGTAAGTATGATGAAGgttaaaatgtattaacaaaTATCAGAGctaaaacaatacaacaatttATCAACTGGCAGATGTTGGCAGAAGTTGTCATCCAGCTAGAAGAAGTACATCAAGTTTAAAAAGTGTCGCTGTTACCTGTCTGAGAAGGGACCACTGATGAGGGATCCAATCAAGACTCCTACAAAGAATAAGGAGGTGGAAAAAGGGACCTTCCATGCATGTTCACACACCAGATCCCACTGTCAGTGACAGGAGAGAAGACGTCATTCAGGTGACAGCAGGACAACTTCCATAGAAATCTGACATTCTCTGAGTGAAATCTAAATGAAACTGAAGTCACAGAAGGGAGAGTTTCACCTCAGACACAACAGTGGAGCTGTATATCTCAGTGCTGAacacccatccatccacacatTGCTCTGTGTCATTGCTGAGTCCAGCTGTCTGCGTCCAGCTTCCGTTCACTTTGTACCGGGAACAGCTGTCAGGTCCGATCCAGCTGCGCTGCTCCACATCTGTGCCGTTGCGCGTGGAGTCGATGGACTCTTTGCAGTGATACTCTGGTGTATCCGACACGAAAACCACGATCACTCCCATGTATCCACTTGGAATTGCAGCTAAACTGAGCTGAACAATtattaaaatttgaaaaagtCCATAGTCTCCCAGAAAAGACGTTAGTTCATCGAAGTCTTTCACTTTTGGGTCCGACATGATGACTGACTGCTGGTGCGCAAAGTGGATCCACAGCAGGAGGCTGTGTCGGatgagctgctggctgtaaGTCCTGTTTCAAGGAATGTCAAATCATTTACTGATACACAAGTATAACGGCGGTGTTTGATGAAGAGCCAGCGTTTGTCACGTGAGGCTTCATTTAACAGCCAcataatattttcacattcacaagTGCCCtagtcgacacacacacacacacacacacacacacacatgttttgaCCGTGTTAGCAGATTATTAACTATCCCAAAATGAAGTCTCTGCGTGGACACGTTGAAAAACCACAGCTGTCGCACAAACGAGTTACAACCTGCTTAGCAATTAACCTGTTCGTATCGCGGTCACACTGACACTTGTTGCCTCCCAGCAGTTACTAAACAGACTGGGTTACTTACTTTGCGTGACGGAATGtgactaagtacatttactcaagtgtttTACACTAAAGTACAATGTTGAAGAAGTTCGGGTTGAGTTTTTCCATGTTTCTGCTAGCTTGGAGGCAACAGCTGTACTCTGACAACTTCAGTTACTCTACAGAACAAATGCTGCATCGGAGCCAGGGTAACGTATTGTTtaagaaatgcattttattcgcatgctgacttttaaaaatgtgtgtatacatgtgcaTTTTACTTAGAATGTTCTGCTCCAGTTTACAATGGTCCCGTAAGTTTCGCTGTCAACTGTCCGGTGATCGACAGCCAGTCATTCTACGCAGGCGTCCTGTGAAGGCAGGAGGGGTCCTCTAGGCTCTCCCTCTGTCGCCGTAAGCACGCGTCACTACCGGTGCGCCTGATGTCCGCTGCTGTACTCTGGCTGTACCCAATAAAGAAGCCCAGTGACATATATAAATAGACATATAAACATAGACATATATACGTATTCATATATTCATCGACATGTATACATATTgatagacatatatacatagacgCCTCACTATGGGACTTCAACCGTTGCTGCGATACGTCTGCGCGGccgccatattggatgtggcagctctgctctgtgaactaatacaagtcaatggAATGAACTTTTTAAAGCGcccttctacaaagtgctagAAGGTAATGCCTATCGTTTAAACATTCACACTCGTACCAATATATTCAGGGAACAGATAGATACCAAAAACAACGTCTGTAttgttctctgatgattataaacgtTAACTACTCGTTAGTATACAGGTTGGCACCAAACCcaagtgtttacagctgccaatgtatgtaatgctgttactgtgatgataaatgacagttgaatattgaatctgtgtttATAATAAACCAGgtcctgacatgtaaatgtgacatctgtgggaATAAGAAGCACCAACGTTTACATGCAACTGATTTAGATCAATTGTTCttataaatacagtgatttttttGATAATCTAAGTACTAACAATTAAATAATATGTGTTAGTtaagttaaaagaaaatgataatacCACACAGCTTTTATGAGGATGGGCTGGTAGTGGAGAAATAATGTTGACCAAAAGTTGCCAGCCAGGACCTGCAATGCCCCCAAAGACGCTTCCGTTAAAAAGGCCGCTGAGTCATGTATCACCTGGGGGGCAATCAAAGTCTTGGACCAGCAGTTTTGTGATAAAGTGATGTGGTTTCAAGATGATGGGGGGTGGTCTATTCTGATTATTACTGGAATAATATTGtccatgaaaacacagcaataGACACAATTCTCCCTATTACAAATTACTaactaaaacaacataaaaataattttgaagctgttattttaatgtcaaatagttacataatgttgccttAACGCACCGCAGGTTCTGTCATAGCCCCTTGTGATAGACACAACATGTAACAACACCATGGAAACTACAAACAGATTGTTGTCACACTCAGATAACACAGCTGTCTGCTTTCAgatgttgttttgctttcagAATACATCTTGCTAATCTGTACTTTGACAGGTATGACAATGCACTGACTTGAATAACAATACAATGAATGACAATACAATACATCTTACAATGTTAAGAAATCCTTTAAATATATCATCAAAATAGTCTTTTCATACATGCTGGTTACAAACAGGAAGAATGATAATCATTACAACTAGTCTGTTTATTAGTCAACAGAATATAGtggtttgaaaaatgtttcccaTCAAGCTCTTTACAATTAAATCTTTTCAAGTTGCTATAAATGTAAACTATAAACATTAATGTGACAAGAGAAGCTCTGAGGCTCTCTCTCCTGAACAACATTAATGTCCAACCCATCAGaagacacagcaacacagtttgtgttttaaaggctTTTGTCTTTAGATCGATAGACTCTTGCTGTCTAATGTTCTGTCAGCAGGGGGAGCGGTTGTTCCTTTCTCTACAGTCTCCAGTTGAGTCTGACTgggcagcagctgttttctctggacagcagcagaagcagctttaagatacaaagagacacagagagagatgaaagagagagacggactgTTGACATGCACATTATCACAAACAAAGAGATAAAGCTGTCATGCAGTTCACTCTACAACATGTTTGCCTCTTTGCTGTACAGATTTCTGATCAACACTATTTGTTTGAGATTTTACTTCCTTTGTGTTTtccaacacagtctcacacacagtaACTTACCTTCTGATGGGTCTAGCCTGGCTGATAAGGTCAGGAAGTTTGCTGTTTCTGGTGTCTGGCAGCAACAAGcccgcagcagcagccatgaggCAGACTGTACCAAAAATAATGTACGGCAGGACCCTGCTGTAAACACCTGTGAACAGAACGAAGGCCACTTTACTGACCACAGTCACTGATCTGTTCATTTCCATGGGTTCATCACCTTTATTACATCAGTCAGTCATACAAAATATTATCAGAGACACTTGCCCATGTAGATCACATAGGGACACATGATGGAGCCAGCGAATGCAGCCGTGCTGTTGATCCCTAAGCCCATGTTCCTGACCACAGTGGGCATCAGCTCAGTGAAGAACACAAAGAGGAAGATGTAAGCACTAGTTGAGCCCATCCTTCCAACCAAGGTGAACACCTTGAGCATGACAAGCATGtctgagaaaaaacaaatgtgatggtTTAACAAGGCATGGGCAATTTACAAAAGGACTGTGTCATCTTCTCCTTTAAGATATTCCTGATTCAGTCAGTGTTGTACTGATTCAGACCTTCAGGAACCAGCTGGATGAGCAAGAGCATGATGCCACAGAGGATCAACATGCAGAAGAGGAGAGTGGGTCGAGGTGCACGGTTGACCAGCAGCCCAGTGGCTACATAAACTGCAATGTCAATGGCTGCTGAGAGGAAGCAGTTGAGGTAGACGTTTCCATTCAGGTTACTGGTGTTGAGAGAGAGACCAAAATAGACCATGGCAGAGGACATcctgcagaaatacagaatCAACACTGCATGAAGAGGGAAGACACTGTGCTGAAATGATATTTTCATCAccaaattatttttaaagctgCGATAATGTTCCCAATTTTACTACAAAATGCTGACACAATTTATTGATGTGACATCGAAGAAGCTGCAGCTTAAATTTTATGTGGTTGAACTCTTGACAGAGCAAAGTGGACCAACAGCAGACCACAAGATTTTGATTTTCCCCCTCTACTTTTGTCCCTTTCccacctttttccttttcacctgGGTTTTACAGTATAGTCAGGAAATCTACCAAcggagaaaataaatacattaccAAATGAAAACACCTAGAATTGTAATATTCCTCATGTTGGGCGTGCGTACTAGGTCCAGATAAGTGTGTGTCTTCTCTTGACCTTTATCTTTCTGTTTTAGacacatgaaaagaaacagaacagtCGCACCTGGTTATCACAGCTTGGGCCAGATTTTATACTGTAGCTCAACAGCTTCCACAGCATGAGGAGTGAAAATGGAATAAATACCATTAGCTCCAAGCACTGGCCAGCCCTGAATATCACCTCAGGCACGGGGACTCTGTTCCTTTTGGCAGCATTACGTATGGCAAGTTCAGCCTCGTCAACCCGACCTTTCTGCAGAAGCCAACGTGGAGACTCAGGAATGACCctgagcagaaagagagagagacagaagttcatttaaatgtgcatttgGCAACACAGGTGTTGAACAACATTAAAAGCTGGAGTTAGATAgccatttgaaaatgtttaaaagcttCAAGGGGATGTATTTGCATCTGTTAATACATGTATGTAATCAATTCATACAATCAGAAATCAAAACATATACATTTTGCAGAGAATATGCACCGAGTGTCAGGACTGACATCAGGGTCTGAAGTCTGTCTGGAGATCAGAGGAGGTTGTGCCACCTTACCCAACATCCACCTGGCCCTCCACCCAACCATTGGCACCTGGGACCTCTATGATGGACTCCATCTTCACAAAGAGAAGGTGAAGATCTTTGCAAAGACCCACAAAGACGCAGCCCTAGGATGCAGTCCTTCCACCCTCTCTACTACTAGAAGCTTCAGAGACCATCCAAgacctcctcttctccatcaccAACCCAGGATCATCCCCCCTGCTGTGAGGAGACACAACAGCTCAGCCTGGACCTCCCACTCCCCACATGCCCACCACCTCACCACCGTGAAACACAACCAGAGGAGACTAC
Above is a window of Acanthopagrus latus isolate v.2019 chromosome 21, fAcaLat1.1, whole genome shotgun sequence DNA encoding:
- the LOC119011710 gene encoding solute carrier family 22 member 5-like isoform X2 — its product is MSDPKVKDFDELTSFLGDYGLFQILIIVQLSLAAIPSGYMGVIVVFVSDTPEYHCKESIDSTRNGTDVEQRSWIGPDSCSRYKVNGSWTQTAGLSNDTEQCVDGWVFSTEIYSSTVVSEWDLVCEHAWKVPFSTSLFFVGVLIGSLISGPFSDRFGRKPVFFFTMVLQSVTALIQAASVSWVMFCVLNCLKGLGQVSNYGTSLILGSEMLGPSARIKFSLLAQGVCYGIGYALLPLFAYFIRGWRMLLVASAIPGLIYIPMWWVIPESPRWLLQKGRVDEAELVIRNAAKRNRVPVPEVIFRAGQCLELKKDKGEEEMTHTYLDLVRTPNMRNITILGVFIWMSVAMVYFGLSLNTSNLNGNVYLNCFISAAIDIVVTVATGLLVNRAPRPTLLFCMLILCGIMLLLIQLVPEDMLVMVQVFTLVGKVGVAGAYVFLFVFVTELMPTVVRNMGLGITTTAAFAGSIMSPYVIYMGVYSRVLPYIIFGTVCLMAAAAGLLLPDTRNSKLPDLISQARPIRSCFCCCPEKTAAAQSDTTGDCRERNNRSPC
- the LOC119011710 gene encoding solute carrier family 22 member 5-like isoform X1; this encodes MYLVTFRHAKTYSQQLIRHSLLLWIHFAHQQSVIMSDPKVKDFDELTSFLGDYGLFQILIIVQLSLAAIPSGYMGVIVVFVSDTPEYHCKESIDSTRNGTDVEQRSWIGPDSCSRYKVNGSWTQTAGLSNDTEQCVDGWVFSTEIYSSTVVSEWDLVCEHAWKVPFSTSLFFVGVLIGSLISGPFSDRFGRKPVFFFTMVLQSVTALIQAASVSWVMFCVLNCLKGLGQVSNYGTSLILGSEMLGPSARIKFSLLAQGVCYGIGYALLPLFAYFIRGWRMLLVASAIPGLIYIPMWWVIPESPRWLLQKGRVDEAELVIRNAAKRNRVPVPEVIFRAGQCLELKKDKGEEEMTHTYLDLVRTPNMRNITILGVFIWMSVAMVYFGLSLNTSNLNGNVYLNCFISAAIDIVVTVATGLLVNRAPRPTLLFCMLILCGIMLLLIQLVPEDMLVMVQVFTLVGKVGVAGAYVFLFVFVTELMPTVVRNMGLGITTTAAFAGSIMSPYVIYMGVYSRVLPYIIFGTVCLMAAAAGLLLPDTRNSKLPDLISQARPIRSCFCCCPEKTAAAQSDTTGDCRERNNRSPC